A region from the Branchiostoma floridae strain S238N-H82 chromosome 9, Bfl_VNyyK, whole genome shotgun sequence genome encodes:
- the LOC118422401 gene encoding cathepsin L1-like, which yields MMLLILGAVITMATAGVLPHNKEWEMWKLQHGKQYETEAEEYSRRFTFEKNTIKIAEHNIRASLGMHSYTLAMNKFGDMHHEEFHQRIMGGCLKIVKVNKPLLGSEVGDNDDNGTLPKSVDWRNSAMVSEVKDQGECGSCWAFSTTGSLEGQHANKTGKLVDLSEQQLVDCSKDFGNQGCGGGLMDQAFQYIKANGGLDTEESYPYTATDDKPCKFDNSSVGATLIGYKDVKSGNEHALKRAVATVGPISVAIDAGHESFQFYSSGVYDEPQCSSEQLDHGVLVVGYGAMNDNSHQAFWIVKNSWGPNWGDQGYIMMSRNKDNQCGIATSASYPLV from the exons ATGATGCTGTTGATCCTCGGAGCTGTGATCACAATGGCAACTGCCGGTGTGCTACCTCACAATAAGGAGTGGGAGATGTGGAAACTACAACATG GAAAGCAATACGAGACAGAAGCTGAAGAGTACAGCCGCAGGTTTACCTTTGAGAAGAACACCATCAAGATCGCTGAACACAACATCAGGGCCAGTCTGGGCATGCACTCCTACACTCTGGCTATGAACAAGTTTGGAGACATG CACCACGAGGAATTCCACCAGAGGATCATGGGAGGATGTCTGAAGATTGTGAAGGTCAACAAGCCCCTGCTGGGGTCAGAGGTCGGAGACAATGATGACAACGGTACCCTCCCCAAATCTGTGGACTGGAGGAACTCCGCCATGGTGTCAGAGGTCAAAGATCAG GGAGAGTGTGGATCTTGCTGGGCTTTCAGTACG ACGGGGTCCTTGGAGGGACAACATGCTAACAAGACTGGTAAGCTGGTGGACCTGAGTGAGCAGCAGCTGGTGGACTGTTCCAAGGACTTTGGTAACCAGGGGTGCGGGGGTGGACTGATGGACCAGGCCTTCCAGTACATCAAGGCTAACGGTGGGCTGGATACCGAGGAGTCATACCCTTACACTGCAACG GACGATAAACCCTGCAAGTTTGACAACTCGTCTGTCGGAGCGACCCTGATTGGCTACAAGGATGTGAAGTCTGGTAACGAGCATGCGCTGAAGAGGGCGGTCGCAACGGTCGGGCCAATCTCCGTGGCAATCGATGCAGGACACGAATCCTTCCAGTTCTACTCTTCAG GAGTGTATGATGAACCACAGTGCAGTTCAGAGCAGCTCGATCATGGAGTTCTGGTGGTGGGCTATGGGGCCATGAACGACAACAGTCATCAGGCATTCTGGATTGTAAAGAACAG CTGGGGTCCGAACTGGGGAGACCAGGGCTACATCATGATGTCACGGAACAAGGACAACCAGTGCGGCATCGCCACATCGGCCAGCTATCCTCTGGTGTAA